From a single Calothrix sp. NIES-2098 genomic region:
- a CDS encoding heat shock protein Hsp20, producing the protein MALVSWDPFRDIERLEPFRDIDTLQRQMNRLFDRLMPTTNGGEGIGFGFVPAAELEETDEAILLKLEVPGLEAKDINVEVTVDSVSISGERKSETKTEEKGIARSEFRYGRFQRVIPLPAQIEHDKVQAEYKDGILRLTMPKLASEKQKTVKVNIG; encoded by the coding sequence ATGGCACTAGTAAGTTGGGACCCATTCCGGGATATCGAACGCTTAGAACCATTTCGCGATATTGATACTTTACAGCGGCAAATGAATCGCTTGTTTGATAGGTTGATGCCAACAACTAATGGTGGTGAAGGCATTGGATTTGGCTTCGTTCCTGCTGCTGAATTGGAAGAAACTGATGAGGCAATTCTGCTCAAGCTAGAAGTTCCTGGCTTAGAAGCTAAAGATATCAATGTAGAAGTAACCGTCGACTCAGTTTCTATTAGTGGCGAACGGAAGTCGGAAACTAAGACTGAAGAAAAAGGTATAGCTCGTTCTGAGTTCCGCTATGGAAGATTTCAACGAGTTATTCCTTTACCTGCGCAAATCGAACATGACAAGGTACAAGCCGAATACAAAGATGGCATTCTCAGACTAACAATGCCGAAATTGGCATCAGAGAAGCAAAAAACGGTCAAAGTTAATATCGGTTAA
- a CDS encoding amino acid permease-associated region, translated as MSRRETYNLIEELGSSVATPKQSLTLPDAVALIVGIVIGAGIFETPALVANYANSDLAVLLFWLIGGLVSLVGALCYAELATTYPDVGGVYYYLKRAFGRQVGFLFAWARMTVIQTGSIALLAFVFGDYASQIWRLGTFSPSIYAAVAIALLTALNIVGLQQGKWTQNLLSAAKVLGLLLVVIIGLTAIPNTGDAVASSPSGSWGLAMVFVLLSYGGWNEAAYIAAEIQNRRRNILRSLLLSIGIITVIYLLINLAYLRGLGLANMAKSEAVAADLMRSLWGAPGAFFVSLLIAVSTLGATNATIFTGARTNYALGQDFSLFSFMGRWQQRPSTPTYALLLQGAIALALVLLGTLTRKGFETMVDYTAPVFWFFFLLSGISLLVLRQREPQIPRSFRVPFYPLTPLLFCAVCAYLLYSSLVYTGVGALVGVAVVVAGIPLLLWNRYRQGRA; from the coding sequence GTGAGTAGACGCGAAACTTACAATTTAATTGAGGAGTTAGGATCGTCGGTAGCAACACCAAAGCAATCGCTCACATTACCAGATGCTGTAGCATTGATAGTCGGAATTGTGATTGGGGCGGGGATTTTTGAAACTCCTGCTTTAGTGGCGAATTATGCAAATAGCGATCTTGCTGTTTTGCTGTTCTGGCTGATCGGTGGTTTAGTGTCTCTGGTAGGAGCATTATGCTATGCAGAGTTAGCAACAACTTACCCTGATGTGGGAGGTGTTTACTATTACTTGAAGCGTGCTTTTGGGCGGCAAGTCGGCTTTTTATTTGCCTGGGCACGAATGACAGTAATTCAAACTGGTTCCATTGCATTGTTAGCATTTGTTTTTGGTGATTATGCTTCTCAGATATGGCGGCTAGGTACATTTTCACCATCTATTTATGCAGCAGTTGCGATCGCACTTTTGACGGCTTTAAATATTGTTGGCCTGCAACAAGGTAAATGGACGCAAAATCTTTTGAGTGCGGCTAAAGTCTTAGGTTTGTTACTGGTGGTAATTATCGGATTGACTGCTATACCTAATACTGGTGATGCTGTTGCATCTTCACCATCAGGTAGTTGGGGACTAGCAATGGTCTTTGTTCTGTTATCCTATGGTGGATGGAACGAAGCAGCTTATATTGCCGCAGAGATTCAAAATAGACGACGCAATATCCTGCGATCGCTTTTACTTAGTATTGGGATTATCACTGTTATTTATCTGCTGATCAATTTGGCTTATCTGCGGGGGCTGGGGTTAGCAAACATGGCTAAATCTGAAGCTGTAGCCGCAGATTTAATGCGATCGCTTTGGGGCGCACCAGGAGCCTTTTTTGTCAGTCTGCTGATTGCAGTTTCTACTTTAGGTGCAACCAACGCCACAATTTTTACGGGGGCGCGGACTAATTACGCTTTGGGGCAGGATTTTTCGCTGTTTAGCTTTATGGGACGCTGGCAACAACGACCCAGCACTCCTACCTATGCCTTACTTTTGCAAGGTGCGATCGCTTTAGCACTGGTTTTATTGGGTACGCTTACCCGCAAAGGCTTTGAAACAATGGTGGATTACACCGCCCCAGTGTTTTGGTTTTTCTTCTTGCTTTCAGGGATATCGCTGCTAGTACTGCGCCAGCGCGAACCCCAAATTCCGCGATCGTTTCGCGTCCCGTTTTATCCTTTGACACCGTTACTTTTTTGTGCAGTCTGCGCCTACCTTCTTTACTCCAGCTTAGTTTATACGGGTGTAGGCGCACTTGTTGGTGTCGCAGTTGTAGTAGCAGGTATACCACTACTGCTATGGAATCGCTACCGCCAAGGTAGAGCCTAA
- a CDS encoding transglycosylase-associated protein, translating to MNIIAWVILGLLAGAIAKAIYPGYQGGGILSTIVLGIIGAIIGGSLYTLLQTGTLQLTAAGFSLTGLFIAVIGAIIAIYLWGLLSRSSRV from the coding sequence ATGAATATTATTGCTTGGGTTATTTTAGGACTTCTAGCTGGTGCGATCGCGAAAGCAATTTATCCAGGTTATCAGGGTGGCGGAATTCTATCAACAATAGTTTTAGGAATTATTGGTGCAATCATTGGTGGAAGTCTGTACACGCTTTTACAAACAGGAACTCTACAACTTACTGCTGCTGGTTTTAGTTTGACAGGTCTATTTATAGCTGTAATTGGTGCAATTATTGCTATTTACCTCTGGGGACTTTTAAGTAGAAGTAGCAGGGTCTAA
- a CDS encoding manganese containing catalase codes for MFFHKKEPIHAVNVGDANPRFAQLLLEQFGGATGELSAALQYWVQSFHVENAGIKDMLQDIAIEEFSHLEMVGKLIEAHTKNVDQTEAYKSTLFAIRGVGPHFLDSQGNAWTANYLNEGGDVVRDLRANIAAEAGARQTYEELIKLATDDGTKKTLVHLLTREISHTQMFMKALDSLGKLTDPIFGNIQPDETVALYYNLSTNGNGHDERGPWNSEPTFKYIADPLQKHS; via the coding sequence ATGTTTTTTCATAAAAAAGAACCAATTCATGCAGTAAATGTTGGTGATGCCAATCCTCGTTTTGCTCAGTTACTTTTAGAACAGTTTGGCGGAGCGACAGGAGAACTTTCAGCTGCTCTACAATACTGGGTACAATCTTTCCATGTCGAAAATGCAGGCATTAAAGATATGCTGCAAGACATTGCTATCGAGGAATTTAGCCATTTAGAAATGGTGGGTAAACTCATCGAAGCTCATACAAAAAACGTCGATCAAACAGAGGCTTATAAGAGTACTCTATTTGCGATTAGAGGAGTAGGCCCTCACTTTCTAGATAGTCAGGGTAACGCTTGGACTGCAAATTACCTCAATGAAGGTGGAGATGTAGTGCGCGATTTGAGAGCTAACATTGCAGCTGAAGCTGGCGCGCGTCAGACTTACGAAGAGTTGATTAAGTTAGCAACAGATGATGGAACTAAGAAGACTTTGGTGCATCTGTTAACTAGAGAAATTTCTCATACCCAGATGTTTATGAAAGCATTAGATTCTCTAGGCAAATTGACAGATCCAATATTTGGTAATATTCAGCCTGACGAAACTGTTGCTCTCTACTACAACTTATCTACAAATGGTAATGGTCATGATGAGCGCGGCCCTTGGAATTCCGAGCCAACATTCAAATACATTGCCGATCCGCTACAAAAACACTCCTAA
- a CDS encoding succinylglutamate desuccinylase/aspartoacylase yields MSKIKRVVIVGGTHGNELTGIYLVKKFERSPHLIQRSSFESLTMIGNPKAYAIGKRYVDTDLNRCFLRQDLENPNLSSYEAQQAKIIYQTFGSQGSQQADFVIDLHSSTANMGLSIILSNENLLNLQLAAYLTTINSKVKILYSTSRNQERPHLDSICEFGCTLEVGAVAQNVLDAALFQETEEIVRAILDYLAAYNQGNSPDGKETISVYHSIQTIDYPRNELGEIQAMIHPQLQFQDYQPLDPGEPIFLTFEGKEIVYEGDSTVYPVFINEAAYYEKGIAMCITQLSHKNI; encoded by the coding sequence ATGAGCAAAATCAAGCGTGTTGTGATTGTCGGTGGAACTCACGGAAATGAACTGACAGGAATTTATTTGGTGAAAAAATTTGAGCGATCGCCTCATTTGATTCAGCGCTCAAGTTTTGAAAGTCTGACAATGATTGGCAATCCTAAAGCGTATGCGATTGGTAAAAGATATGTTGATACCGATCTGAATCGCTGTTTTCTTCGCCAAGATTTAGAAAATCCTAATTTGTCTAGTTATGAAGCGCAACAAGCAAAGATAATTTATCAGACTTTTGGCTCTCAAGGTAGCCAGCAAGCAGATTTCGTGATTGATTTACACAGTTCTACAGCTAATATGGGGCTGTCTATTATCTTAAGTAATGAGAATTTATTAAATCTGCAATTAGCAGCTTATTTGACAACGATAAATTCCAAAGTCAAAATCCTTTATTCAACAAGTAGAAATCAAGAAAGACCTCATCTAGATTCAATTTGTGAATTTGGCTGCACCCTTGAAGTTGGTGCAGTGGCTCAAAATGTTTTAGATGCTGCTTTATTTCAAGAAACTGAAGAAATTGTTCGCGCAATTTTAGATTATTTAGCAGCTTATAATCAAGGCAATTCCCCAGATGGAAAAGAGACAATTAGCGTTTATCACAGCATCCAGACAATTGATTATCCGAGAAATGAGTTAGGAGAAATTCAAGCAATGATTCATCCTCAACTACAATTTCAAGATTATCAACCACTCGATCCGGGAGAGCCAATTTTTTTAACCTTTGAGGGTAAAGAAATTGTTTATGAAGGGGATTCAACTGTGTATCCAGTTTTTATTAACGAAGCCGCCTATTATGAAAAGGGTATTGCAATGTGCATTACCCAGCTATCCCATAAAAATATTTGA
- a CDS encoding LysR family transcriptional regulator — protein MELRHLRYFIVVAEEKNFSYAAQRLHIAQPPLSQQISALEDEIGVKLFDRKKRPLQLTSAGEVFLEEARLVLTQLERAIVQTQRASRGEIGQLVVGTNSSIANSLLPDMLRTFRDRFPHVKLVLRELTASEQIQELHNRRLDIGFDRLPHSHQQDTNLNYLPIGRESLVIALPKTHPLTAHAEIPLEAMANEPFVLPSPEIVPSYTEIINLCQQAGFFPKVVQEATWTITVLSLVAGGVGVALLPSNVQNLQRTGVVYRPIKGANFTREIVVVWRQGDSSPVLQEFLNVIRELTPSDL, from the coding sequence ATGGAACTTCGACATTTGCGCTACTTTATTGTTGTGGCTGAAGAAAAGAATTTTAGCTACGCAGCTCAACGCTTGCACATAGCGCAACCTCCCCTCAGCCAGCAAATTAGCGCCCTCGAAGATGAAATTGGTGTCAAACTGTTCGATCGCAAAAAGCGGCCGCTACAACTCACATCTGCGGGAGAAGTATTTTTAGAAGAAGCGCGGTTAGTTTTAACTCAACTCGAACGTGCAATTGTGCAAACACAACGAGCCAGTCGCGGTGAAATTGGACAATTGGTAGTTGGTACTAACAGTTCGATTGCGAACAGCCTTCTACCCGATATGCTGCGAACATTCCGCGATCGCTTTCCTCATGTCAAACTAGTGTTGCGCGAACTTACAGCTTCCGAACAGATTCAAGAACTACACAATCGCCGTCTTGATATTGGATTTGACCGCTTACCCCATTCTCATCAACAAGATACTAACTTGAATTATCTGCCGATTGGGCGCGAGTCTTTAGTGATTGCATTACCTAAAACCCATCCCCTCACCGCCCATGCAGAAATTCCTCTCGAAGCAATGGCTAATGAACCTTTTGTTTTACCTTCGCCAGAAATCGTTCCTTCTTACACTGAGATTATTAATCTCTGTCAGCAGGCTGGCTTTTTTCCCAAAGTAGTTCAAGAAGCAACTTGGACGATCACAGTTCTTAGCTTAGTTGCTGGTGGTGTAGGAGTCGCACTTCTACCTAGCAATGTTCAAAATCTGCAACGTACAGGCGTTGTTTACAGACCTATCAAAGGTGCAAATTTCACACGAGAGATTGTAGTTGTTTGGCGACAAGGAGATTCATCACCTGTTTTGCAGGAATTTCTCAATGTAATTCGAGAATTAACTCCCTCGGATCTCTAA
- a CDS encoding creatininase has protein sequence MHSFIPPERFFPYLSWTDIQAMPDKENVVIIQPVGAIEQHGPHLPLIVDAAIGVGVLGKALAKLDSSIPAYALPSINYGKSNEHWHFPGTITLSTETLTATIMEVGDSIYRAGFRKLVLMNSHGGQPQVMQMAARDLHVKYGDFSVFPLFTWRVPNITKELLTPKEAKLGMHAGDAETSIMLALLPEQVKLDKAVAEYPPEQSQSTLLSWEGQLPVAWVTRDISKSGVIGDATTATKEKGDRILESVSDGWVQVIHDIYHFQPPQIA, from the coding sequence ATGCATAGCTTTATACCCCCAGAACGCTTTTTTCCCTATCTCAGTTGGACTGACATCCAGGCAATGCCAGATAAAGAAAATGTGGTAATTATTCAACCAGTAGGAGCAATTGAACAACATGGCCCCCATTTACCACTAATTGTCGATGCAGCGATTGGCGTTGGGGTATTAGGAAAAGCCTTGGCAAAACTTGACTCTAGTATTCCGGCTTATGCTTTGCCGAGTATTAACTATGGTAAATCCAACGAACACTGGCATTTTCCCGGCACGATTACCCTGAGTACGGAAACCCTCACGGCAACAATTATGGAGGTGGGAGATAGTATTTACCGCGCTGGGTTTAGAAAATTAGTGTTGATGAACTCCCACGGCGGACAGCCTCAAGTTATGCAAATGGCAGCGCGGGATTTACACGTTAAGTATGGTGACTTTTCAGTATTTCCATTATTTACATGGCGTGTGCCTAATATTACTAAAGAATTGCTAACGCCAAAGGAAGCAAAATTAGGTATGCACGCCGGAGATGCTGAAACTAGTATTATGTTGGCACTTTTACCGGAGCAGGTAAAACTAGATAAAGCTGTAGCTGAGTATCCACCAGAACAATCACAAAGTACTTTGCTGAGTTGGGAAGGTCAACTACCTGTGGCTTGGGTAACACGAGATATCAGTAAAAGCGGAGTCATTGGTGATGCGACAACTGCTACCAAAGAAAAAGGCGATCGCATTCTCGAATCTGTCTCCGATGGCTGGGTACAAGTGATTCATGATATCTATCACTTCCAACCACCTCAAATCGCTTAA
- a CDS encoding ArsR family transcriptional regulator gives MRFLYHPDRKDISLAGVLYALGDPVRLEIVRLLATKGEQCCAGFDFAIAKSTMSNHFKILRESGVVLTHKEGTQHINQLRREDLEALFPGLLDAVLRSAQPLNICASADKQTASKV, from the coding sequence ATGAGATTTTTGTATCATCCAGATCGAAAAGATATATCTTTAGCGGGGGTGCTATATGCTTTAGGCGACCCAGTAAGGCTAGAGATTGTGCGGCTGTTAGCGACTAAGGGAGAACAATGCTGTGCGGGGTTTGATTTTGCGATCGCCAAATCCACAATGTCAAACCATTTTAAGATTTTGCGAGAGTCGGGAGTTGTATTGACTCATAAAGAAGGAACGCAGCACATCAACCAATTGCGGCGTGAGGATTTAGAAGCGCTATTTCCGGGATTGTTGGATGCAGTTTTGCGATCGGCTCAACCACTAAATATTTGTGCGTCGGCTGATAAACAAACAGCCTCGAAAGTTTAG
- a CDS encoding thioredoxin: protein MSSVTNVTEATFKQEVLESQVPVLVDFWAPWCGPCRMVAPVIDEVATEYDGQVKVVKLNTDQNPTVASHYGIRSIPTLMVFKGGRQVDTVVGAVPKTTLAKTLSQHISQS from the coding sequence ATGTCATCCGTTACAAATGTCACGGAAGCCACATTTAAGCAAGAAGTCCTTGAAAGCCAAGTTCCCGTCTTAGTAGACTTTTGGGCACCTTGGTGTGGCCCTTGCAGAATGGTCGCTCCGGTTATCGATGAGGTCGCTACCGAATACGATGGCCAGGTGAAAGTGGTGAAACTGAACACAGATCAAAATCCCACCGTTGCCAGTCACTATGGTATTCGGAGTATTCCTACACTAATGGTATTTAAGGGAGGCCGACAAGTCGATACGGTCGTGGGAGCCGTGCCCAAAACCACTTTAGCTAAGACTTTATCACAGCATATTTCCCAAAGTTAA
- a CDS encoding short-chain dehydrogenase/reductase SDR, with protein MDLKLQGKSALVSGSTAGIGLAIAQALVKEDASVIVNGRSAARVTEAIAKIQHSHPEAKVSGVVADLGTQEGIKQLFAEVPHVDILINNLGIYEPKGFFDIADEDWLNIFEVNVLSGVRLSRQYLQKMQQQNWGRIIFISSESAVQIPVEMIHYGMTKTSQLAIARGLAEISVGTGVTVNSVLPGPTRSEGVEEFITQIAQERGVTPSEAEAEFFRTLRPTSLLKRFATCEEVAAIVVYLASPLASATNGAALRVDGGVIRSII; from the coding sequence ATGGACTTAAAATTACAAGGTAAATCAGCGCTGGTGAGTGGTTCAACCGCAGGTATTGGTTTAGCCATTGCCCAAGCGTTAGTAAAAGAAGATGCATCAGTCATAGTTAATGGACGATCTGCTGCACGAGTGACAGAAGCGATCGCCAAAATTCAGCACAGTCATCCAGAAGCAAAAGTTTCGGGTGTAGTTGCGGATTTAGGGACACAAGAAGGAATCAAGCAACTATTTGCGGAAGTCCCTCACGTCGATATCTTGATTAACAATCTCGGCATTTACGAGCCAAAAGGATTTTTTGATATCGCTGACGAAGACTGGTTGAACATATTTGAAGTTAACGTACTCAGTGGTGTTCGTTTAAGTCGGCAATATCTGCAAAAGATGCAGCAGCAGAATTGGGGGCGAATAATTTTTATTTCCAGTGAGTCTGCGGTGCAGATTCCTGTAGAAATGATTCACTATGGCATGACTAAGACATCTCAGCTAGCGATCGCCAGAGGTCTAGCAGAAATCAGTGTTGGTACTGGCGTAACGGTGAACTCTGTATTACCAGGGCCGACTCGCTCAGAAGGTGTGGAAGAATTTATCACCCAGATAGCGCAAGAACGAGGCGTTACTCCCAGCGAAGCCGAGGCAGAGTTTTTCCGGACTCTGCGCCCCACTTCCCTGCTCAAACGCTTTGCAACTTGTGAAGAAGTCGCTGCGATCGTCGTTTACCTAGCCAGTCCTCTGGCTTCGGCAACTAATGGCGCAGCTTTGCGGGTAGATGGTGGCGTGATTCGGTCGATTATTTAG
- a CDS encoding NADH:flavin oxidoreductase/NADH oxidase produces the protein MNNSINLFSPYQLGDLELPNRIVMAPLTRQRAGKGNVPHSLNATYYAQRASAGLIIAEATQVSPQGQGYPNTPGIYSAEQVAGWKLVTDAVHQQGGRIFLQLWHVGRISHPDFQPDGALPVAPSAIAPKGEAFTYDGPKPFVTPRALETSEIPKIVEQYRQAASNALAAGFDGIEIHAANGYLIDQFLRDGTNQRTDEYGGSIENRVRFLLEIIEAVTSVWDANRVGVRLSPSGTFNDMRDSNPLEIFGYTAQVLNQFNLAYLHIVDSTDADIKYGGTAVPTKYLREKYTGTLIASAGYTREKGNAVLANKQADLVAFGTLFIANPDLPRRFALNAPLNQPDPETFYGGGEQGYTDYPFWSATGEQVVSL, from the coding sequence ATGAATAATAGTATTAACTTGTTTTCTCCCTACCAATTAGGTGACTTAGAACTGCCCAACCGCATAGTCATGGCTCCTTTAACTAGACAAAGAGCAGGTAAGGGAAACGTACCGCACTCACTAAATGCTACATACTACGCTCAACGTGCTTCTGCTGGACTGATTATTGCAGAAGCAACTCAAGTTTCTCCTCAAGGACAAGGGTATCCTAATACACCAGGTATTTATTCAGCTGAACAAGTAGCGGGCTGGAAATTAGTCACCGATGCCGTGCATCAACAGGGAGGAAGAATTTTTTTGCAACTGTGGCACGTAGGCAGAATTTCTCACCCTGACTTTCAACCAGATGGAGCATTGCCTGTAGCACCTTCTGCGATCGCACCCAAAGGTGAAGCATTCACCTACGATGGGCCTAAACCTTTTGTCACTCCCCGCGCTTTGGAAACCTCAGAGATTCCAAAGATTGTCGAACAATACCGTCAAGCAGCAAGCAATGCTCTAGCAGCTGGGTTTGATGGCATAGAAATTCACGCAGCTAATGGTTATTTAATTGACCAATTCCTCCGGGATGGTACGAATCAACGTACAGATGAGTATGGGGGCAGTATTGAGAACCGCGTCCGATTTTTACTAGAAATAATAGAGGCAGTAACTAGCGTCTGGGATGCTAACCGGGTAGGGGTACGCCTTTCTCCTAGCGGCACATTTAACGATATGCGTGACTCCAATCCCTTGGAGATATTTGGTTACACAGCGCAAGTACTGAACCAATTTAATTTAGCCTATCTACATATTGTTGATTCCACAGACGCAGATATCAAATATGGTGGGACAGCAGTACCAACCAAGTATTTGCGAGAAAAGTATACGGGTACGCTGATTGCCAGTGCTGGTTATACCCGTGAGAAGGGTAATGCTGTCTTAGCTAACAAACAAGCCGATTTAGTAGCCTTTGGCACGCTATTTATAGCAAATCCGGATTTACCCCGACGCTTTGCTTTAAATGCACCGTTGAATCAACCAGATCCAGAAACTTTTTATGGTGGTGGCGAACAAGGATATACAGACTATCCGTTTTGGTCGGCTACTGGCGAACAAGTAGTTAGTCTATAA
- a CDS encoding nitroreductase, whose amino-acid sequence MSVITQTQALDVPTAILKRRSIKTFKSDPIAPELLKQLVELTVAAPSSFNIQDWQIILVQDEGQKAALSAASWNQQQIIQAPVTFVFAANPKAGEQDLTPIYEKALETGAWNEGTINYFKNAIPQFQASLGDKQREYAIKDAIIAATHLVLAAESLGLSTCFMNGWIEEQVKAVIGAADDPDLAIAVVVPVGYAAEPRLNPGRLPLSANVSVDRIGNPYQG is encoded by the coding sequence ATGAGTGTAATTACACAAACTCAAGCCTTAGATGTACCTACCGCCATTCTCAAGCGTCGGTCGATTAAAACTTTCAAATCAGATCCCATAGCCCCAGAACTACTCAAGCAACTAGTAGAGTTAACCGTAGCCGCACCCAGCAGTTTTAATATCCAAGATTGGCAAATTATCCTCGTGCAAGATGAGGGACAAAAGGCAGCATTATCAGCAGCATCTTGGAATCAACAACAAATTATCCAAGCACCTGTAACATTTGTGTTTGCTGCCAATCCCAAAGCTGGAGAACAAGACTTAACTCCAATTTATGAAAAGGCGCTGGAAACTGGTGCATGGAATGAAGGTACAATCAACTACTTTAAGAATGCCATACCGCAATTTCAAGCTTCTCTAGGAGACAAGCAACGCGAATATGCAATCAAAGATGCAATTATTGCTGCCACTCATTTGGTACTTGCAGCCGAAAGTTTAGGTTTATCTACCTGCTTTATGAATGGTTGGATTGAGGAGCAAGTGAAGGCGGTAATTGGTGCAGCAGACGATCCAGATTTAGCGATCGCAGTTGTAGTACCTGTTGGTTATGCCGCAGAACCACGCCTCAATCCCGGTCGCTTGCCGTTATCTGCTAACGTTTCTGTAGATAGAATAGGCAACCCATATCAGGGGTAA
- a CDS encoding major facilitator transporter — protein MSLASFLARRSLHYGWLVAGLTFLALLVAAGIRSAPGVLIVPLEQEFGWSRATISLAISLNLVLYGLIGPFAAAVMERIGIRRTMVFALAFIALGVGLTTFMSASWQLVLLWGIIVGSGSGVIALVLGAVVVNRWFVERRGLVLGILTASTATGQLVFLPILASVVERLGWRTATLALAGIALVVTPAIALFMRDRPAEVGLRPFGDYSETVEVIPPKVNSITSTLSKIWQGFKSRDFWLLCSSFFICGASTNGLIGTHLIPACIDHGIPEVKAAGLLAIMGIFDFIGTTISGWLSDRWNNRYLLCWYYGLRGISLIFLPFSFHFSFYGLSIFAIFYGLDWIATVPPTVRLVANVFGKENVGVMFGWIVAGHQLGAATAAFGAGALRTWQGSYLQAFIFSGVLCLIAAVLVLRIGQSPTKNNSQLSSATINP, from the coding sequence ATGTCCCTAGCCTCGTTTTTAGCACGTCGTTCGCTTCACTATGGCTGGCTTGTCGCAGGTTTAACATTCTTAGCGTTATTAGTAGCAGCCGGAATTCGTTCTGCACCAGGAGTTCTGATTGTACCCTTAGAGCAGGAGTTTGGCTGGAGCAGAGCTACTATCTCCTTGGCAATTTCCCTGAATTTAGTACTGTATGGACTGATTGGCCCGTTTGCGGCTGCGGTTATGGAACGCATCGGTATTCGCCGGACGATGGTATTTGCGCTGGCTTTTATCGCTCTTGGTGTTGGTTTAACCACTTTCATGTCAGCTTCCTGGCAGTTAGTCTTGCTTTGGGGAATCATTGTCGGTAGTGGTAGCGGAGTCATCGCCTTAGTATTAGGTGCGGTTGTTGTCAATCGTTGGTTTGTGGAACGGCGGGGTTTGGTTCTGGGAATTCTGACGGCCAGCACAGCTACCGGACAACTAGTGTTTCTGCCGATATTGGCGTCGGTCGTGGAAAGGTTGGGATGGCGAACAGCTACCTTAGCTTTAGCTGGTATTGCACTTGTAGTTACTCCCGCGATCGCCTTATTCATGCGCGATCGCCCTGCGGAAGTTGGCTTGCGGCCTTTTGGCGATTACAGCGAAACTGTGGAAGTAATACCGCCAAAAGTCAATTCCATCACTTCAACACTCAGTAAAATTTGGCAGGGCTTCAAATCTCGTGACTTTTGGTTGTTATGTAGCAGTTTTTTTATCTGTGGTGCCAGCACTAACGGACTCATTGGTACTCATCTAATTCCCGCTTGTATCGATCATGGTATCCCTGAAGTTAAGGCTGCGGGACTGTTGGCGATTATGGGAATTTTTGATTTTATCGGCACAACTATTTCCGGTTGGTTGTCCGATCGCTGGAACAATCGCTACTTGCTTTGCTGGTACTACGGTCTGCGGGGTATATCCCTAATTTTTCTACCCTTCAGTTTTCACTTCTCATTCTACGGACTTTCAATCTTTGCAATCTTCTACGGACTCGACTGGATTGCCACAGTACCGCCCACAGTTCGTCTTGTAGCTAACGTCTTCGGCAAAGAGAATGTCGGCGTCATGTTCGGCTGGATTGTCGCCGGACATCAACTCGGCGCAGCTACAGCCGCCTTCGGAGCCGGAGCGCTGAGAACCTGGCAGGGTAGTTACCTTCAGGCGTTTATTTTTTCGGGTGTTCTGTGTCTGATAGCCGCAGTCTTAGTGCTACGAATTGGTCAAAGCCCTACTAAGAATAATTCTCAGCTTTCTTCAGCCACCATTAATCCCTAG